One segment of Roseovarius sp. EL26 DNA contains the following:
- a CDS encoding aspartate dehydrogenase encodes MGNIKKIGIAGTGAIGTTVAQALSRGDIPGFKLAGIAASSQARSDALNATLSTPVPFMSFGELANECDWVLEGLPPALFVDLARPVLSAGKVLIVLSCSQLLEHQDLIPHAQEHGARIVVPSGAMLGFDALKAAAVGEIHSVVIETRKPVAGLIKAPYLAQEKIDLTGITEAVRIIEGSVTEVARVFPANVNVAAALSLAGIGPDRTRMEVWADPTLDRNTHTVRVTSDSSDFTVAIQGRPSAKNPATGRITPLSVIAMLQNQSATLRIGT; translated from the coding sequence ATGGGAAACATAAAAAAAATTGGAATTGCCGGAACCGGCGCAATTGGAACCACCGTGGCCCAAGCGTTGAGCCGCGGCGATATACCGGGGTTCAAACTGGCGGGTATCGCTGCAAGTAGCCAGGCGCGGTCGGACGCATTGAATGCTACGCTGTCGACACCTGTACCTTTCATGAGTTTCGGCGAATTGGCAAACGAGTGCGATTGGGTATTAGAGGGCCTCCCTCCGGCATTATTCGTTGATTTGGCGCGCCCTGTTCTGTCGGCTGGCAAGGTATTGATCGTGCTGTCTTGCAGCCAGCTCCTGGAGCATCAAGATTTAATCCCGCACGCGCAAGAACACGGCGCGCGGATCGTCGTTCCTTCCGGCGCAATGCTTGGTTTTGATGCCCTCAAAGCGGCCGCGGTTGGCGAGATTCATTCGGTCGTCATCGAAACCCGTAAACCCGTTGCCGGTTTGATCAAAGCTCCTTATCTAGCCCAAGAAAAGATCGACCTGACCGGGATCACCGAAGCGGTTAGGATTATCGAAGGATCCGTCACCGAGGTGGCGCGCGTGTTTCCAGCCAACGTCAACGTAGCAGCCGCACTCAGCCTTGCGGGTATTGGCCCTGACCGGACTCGCATGGAAGTTTGGGCAGACCCAACTCTGGATCGCAACACTCACACGGTAAGGGTCACCTCTGACAGTTCGGATTTCACGGTCGCGATTCAAGGTCGGCCCTCCGCTAAAAATCCGGCAACCGGCCGGATTACGCCATTGAGCGTCATAGCGATGCTACAAAACCAGTCAGCAACATTGCGAATCGGGACCTGA
- a CDS encoding Xaa-Pro peptidase family protein, whose translation MNVAKKEPGGTAPFPISELSARVQCASAALSANDLDGILISVPESIYWLTGMDHWGFFAAHVLVLNRNGEMGLVCRAMEKITFDNQVSNARFYGHKDHEELSDHVLRAMSDLGLKGGRVGIEKRSLFLTPRHAELIQTGNAEADWIDASGIIDDLRQVKSPLEMEYTRAAARAADLGTLAAIEAVRDGASDYEISAAYHHKTILEGSEYPGFGPFFRPTTRLGEEHTTWRGDIFHNGDAVFMETCGAYRKYQAPMGRLVYVGSAPEGAEKSAELAIDGMKAICGALKPGGKAGDAYAAWRDVAASAGLHDYERHHCGYMVGIGFPPSWTGGSMVTSLFPNSQRTLEVGMVFHAHSWFTNTDVVDYFISNTVLLTENGAEVLTNQTPETLIIR comes from the coding sequence ATGAACGTTGCAAAAAAAGAACCCGGTGGAACGGCTCCGTTTCCCATTTCGGAACTATCCGCACGTGTTCAATGTGCCTCTGCCGCCCTGTCGGCTAACGACCTAGATGGGATTTTGATTTCCGTACCCGAAAGCATCTACTGGTTGACCGGGATGGATCACTGGGGGTTCTTCGCTGCGCATGTTCTGGTGCTGAACCGAAATGGTGAGATGGGCCTTGTCTGTCGCGCGATGGAGAAGATTACTTTTGACAACCAAGTCTCGAATGCGCGCTTTTATGGGCACAAGGATCATGAAGAACTTTCGGATCATGTCCTGCGCGCCATGTCTGATCTGGGCTTGAAGGGTGGGCGCGTGGGAATAGAAAAGCGCAGCCTGTTTCTAACCCCTCGTCATGCGGAACTGATCCAGACAGGCAACGCCGAGGCAGACTGGATCGACGCCTCCGGTATCATCGACGATCTTCGGCAGGTCAAATCGCCTTTGGAAATGGAGTACACGCGTGCCGCGGCGCGTGCCGCTGATTTGGGCACTCTGGCCGCGATCGAAGCGGTGCGAGACGGCGCATCAGATTATGAAATTTCTGCCGCCTACCACCACAAGACGATCCTGGAGGGAAGCGAATACCCCGGCTTCGGACCATTTTTTCGCCCGACAACCCGGCTGGGTGAAGAACACACCACATGGCGCGGTGACATCTTTCACAATGGTGATGCCGTGTTCATGGAAACTTGTGGCGCCTATCGCAAGTATCAGGCGCCGATGGGACGTTTGGTCTATGTAGGATCTGCGCCAGAGGGGGCTGAAAAATCCGCCGAATTGGCGATCGACGGGATGAAGGCGATTTGCGGTGCACTGAAACCGGGGGGCAAAGCTGGTGACGCATACGCAGCCTGGCGGGACGTTGCTGCTTCTGCTGGCCTGCATGATTACGAACGTCATCATTGCGGCTATATGGTCGGCATTGGTTTCCCGCCCAGCTGGACAGGCGGATCAATGGTGACATCGCTGTTCCCGAATTCACAACGCACGCTCGAAGTTGGCATGGTTTTTCATGCCCATTCCTGGTTCACTAACACTGATGTGGTTGATTATTTCATTTCGAACACAGTGTTGTTGACTGAGAACGGTGCTGAAGTTCTGACCAATCAAACACCTGAGACCCTCATCATTCGATGA
- a CDS encoding amidase — MTEELPFLDVRSLKRLLDTRKITPSELVETFADRITRFNDLSHAFITVTDKSAAEDAARLTTKDLAISPFAGIPFASKDLFDVEGVLTTAGSRVFHDRVASEDAFTIRQLRAAGALSMGKTNLHEFAYGATGENDVYGTCVNAYDPMRLAGGSSSGSAAAVAFGLVPAALGTDTGGSVRAPAALNGLVGLKPTIGRVPTTGVVPYCWTLDHVGLITRTITDCADLLGIVAGFDPRDPASSNHPVDNYAEHLGGDIMGLRVGIPANFYYERTDSEILEAVERVKSHLSERGAQLRPVTFPDMEHSRTISLTVQMPEALSAHSAYLQERGELYGKDFRAGLALGQCLLAEHYVRARRFIERYRQQTNALFEDVDVILTPATPEIAQKLGTVKTIRDGVEEAVGNAITRFTTFFNMTGHPALTMPCGMHSEGLPIALQLVGRYFEESTILKVGHSIERNDEFAIALPKIDGGAG; from the coding sequence ATGACGGAAGAGCTTCCATTCCTTGACGTACGATCCTTGAAACGGCTCCTTGATACGAGAAAGATAACGCCCAGTGAACTTGTTGAAACCTTCGCTGACCGCATTACACGTTTCAATGATCTCTCTCACGCGTTCATCACCGTCACGGATAAATCTGCAGCTGAGGACGCAGCAAGGCTTACGACTAAAGACCTTGCAATATCACCTTTTGCCGGCATTCCATTTGCCAGCAAGGATCTGTTCGATGTTGAAGGTGTGTTGACAACAGCCGGATCCCGTGTGTTTCACGACCGGGTTGCCTCGGAAGATGCATTCACGATCAGGCAGCTGCGTGCCGCCGGTGCCTTGAGCATGGGCAAGACCAACCTGCACGAATTTGCCTATGGGGCAACCGGAGAAAACGACGTCTACGGCACTTGTGTCAACGCCTATGATCCGATGCGTCTTGCAGGGGGATCCTCCAGCGGTTCGGCCGCTGCCGTCGCTTTCGGTTTGGTGCCCGCCGCCTTGGGGACGGATACAGGTGGATCAGTGCGTGCACCCGCGGCCCTAAATGGCCTGGTCGGACTGAAACCCACGATTGGACGCGTGCCAACTACCGGTGTCGTGCCCTATTGCTGGACACTGGATCATGTAGGCCTGATCACACGTACCATCACCGACTGCGCCGATCTGTTGGGTATCGTTGCCGGTTTTGACCCACGCGACCCGGCATCATCCAATCACCCTGTCGATAACTATGCCGAGCACCTTGGTGGCGACATTATGGGTCTGCGCGTGGGTATCCCTGCGAATTTCTATTACGAGCGCACCGATTCGGAAATCTTGGAAGCGGTGGAACGGGTCAAATCACACCTTTCAGAGCGCGGCGCGCAATTGCGGCCTGTTACCTTTCCGGACATGGAACACAGCCGCACTATTTCGCTAACCGTTCAGATGCCAGAAGCCCTAAGCGCGCATTCCGCATACCTGCAAGAGCGGGGAGAGCTTTACGGGAAAGACTTTCGCGCAGGTTTGGCGCTCGGTCAGTGCCTGTTGGCCGAGCATTACGTACGCGCCAGGCGATTTATTGAACGATATCGGCAGCAAACCAACGCTTTGTTTGAAGATGTCGACGTGATCTTGACACCAGCAACACCGGAAATTGCACAAAAACTTGGAACGGTGAAGACCATTCGCGACGGTGTGGAAGAAGCAGTCGGGAATGCGATCACCCGCTTCACAACCTTCTTCAACATGACAGGGCATCCAGCCCTCACAATGCCCTGCGGCATGCACTCAGAGGGCTTGCCGATTGCGCTGCAACTTGTTGGCCGTTACTTCGAAGAGAGTACAATCCTCAAGGTTGGTCACTCCATCGAACGCAACGATGAGTTCGCAATTGCGTTGCCAAAGATTGACGGTGGCGCCGGTTGA
- a CDS encoding ABC transporter substrate-binding protein, producing the protein MTKKTDQILLDKLAYAAKMGGISRRSFMHYSMAAGMTASAATCLWTSSAHAQEPRRGGTFKVGMHDGNTSDTHDPGTYSSRQQIYLAHQYRSYLTLIEPDGTLGPDLATNWAANSDASVWTFELNRNASFHSGSKVTSKDVIASLNHHRGDDSTSAAKALLASVTDMQADGDNTVVVTLDSGNADLPWLMTDYHLPICPANEDGTMNWQSGDGSGPYKIDAGEWGVSWRLSRHEGWHLEGAYFDKVEMLVLNDPNARQAALVTGDVDAVTSIDLKTSALMERDPNIAIDNVPSGAAITMPMHCNTAPFDDVNVRNALKLSIDRNEIIEKIAFGAASIGNDFHHSPAQPYWPDDVEQREYDPDRAKALLKKAGMEGLTVNISTADSLFSGAVDMCVLYAAQAKAAGITINVVREPNDGYYNDVWLQKPFCAVSWGARPTPDVMYTLAYKDDAAWNESFWQNERFNELLLQAKGELDDGLRAEMYREMAVIARDDGGTIIPMFNNFVYARRSNVMHGPNLAASWELDGARGPSRWWFSG; encoded by the coding sequence ATGACCAAGAAAACCGATCAAATTCTATTAGATAAATTGGCCTATGCTGCAAAGATGGGCGGAATCTCACGCCGATCTTTCATGCATTATTCGATGGCGGCTGGCATGACAGCAAGCGCAGCCACATGTTTGTGGACCAGCAGTGCCCACGCGCAGGAACCTCGCCGGGGCGGTACCTTCAAGGTCGGAATGCACGATGGTAACACGTCAGATACCCACGACCCTGGCACATACTCGTCACGTCAGCAGATCTATCTGGCACACCAATACCGAAGCTACCTGACATTGATCGAGCCAGACGGCACACTTGGACCAGATCTTGCGACTAATTGGGCGGCAAACTCGGATGCGTCTGTCTGGACGTTTGAGCTAAACCGCAATGCGTCCTTCCACAGCGGTAGCAAGGTCACTTCAAAAGATGTCATCGCCTCGCTAAACCATCACAGAGGAGACGATTCCACGTCGGCGGCGAAGGCGTTGCTGGCTTCGGTGACGGACATGCAGGCGGATGGGGACAATACTGTCGTCGTCACATTGGATAGTGGCAATGCTGATCTTCCGTGGTTGATGACTGACTACCACTTGCCCATCTGTCCGGCCAATGAAGACGGAACCATGAACTGGCAGAGTGGCGACGGATCGGGCCCTTATAAGATCGATGCTGGCGAGTGGGGCGTAAGCTGGAGACTGAGCCGCCATGAAGGTTGGCATCTTGAAGGTGCCTATTTCGACAAGGTCGAGATGTTGGTACTGAACGATCCGAACGCGCGCCAAGCCGCATTGGTCACAGGCGACGTGGATGCGGTGACATCAATTGACCTCAAGACTTCGGCGCTCATGGAACGTGATCCGAACATCGCAATTGACAATGTGCCTTCCGGCGCGGCGATCACCATGCCGATGCACTGCAACACAGCCCCCTTCGACGACGTCAACGTGCGCAATGCACTCAAGCTGTCGATTGACCGCAACGAGATCATCGAGAAGATTGCGTTTGGTGCAGCATCAATCGGCAATGATTTCCACCACTCTCCGGCCCAGCCGTATTGGCCAGACGATGTCGAACAGCGCGAATATGACCCGGATCGAGCCAAGGCGCTTCTCAAGAAAGCTGGTATGGAAGGCCTCACCGTAAACATTTCAACCGCAGACAGCCTGTTTTCCGGCGCTGTCGACATGTGTGTGCTTTACGCAGCACAGGCAAAAGCCGCCGGCATCACTATCAACGTAGTGCGTGAGCCCAACGATGGCTACTACAATGACGTTTGGTTGCAAAAACCATTCTGCGCTGTGTCCTGGGGTGCGCGTCCGACGCCAGATGTGATGTACACTCTGGCCTACAAGGATGACGCCGCGTGGAACGAGAGCTTCTGGCAGAATGAGCGGTTCAACGAGTTACTTCTGCAAGCGAAGGGAGAGCTTGACGACGGATTGCGTGCAGAAATGTACCGCGAAATGGCGGTCATTGCTCGAGATGACGGTGGTACCATCATTCCGATGTTCAATAACTTCGTCTATGCACGGCGCAGCAATGTCATGCACGGCCCGAACCTAGCCGCAAGCTGGGAGCTTGATGGCGCCCGCGGCCCGAGCCGTTGGTGGTTCTCTGGCTGA
- a CDS encoding cupin domain-containing protein: MIRAIDLTDARTHALLADPRQMVMSAPEVASPKEWENLVIDHASDEVRIGTWKCEPYTDEIVDYGYDEFMYMIAGTVELIYPDGTSDNFGPGQAFLLPKGFTGTWKQPETVVKFMAMVR, translated from the coding sequence ATGATTCGCGCCATAGACCTGACCGATGCCCGGACCCATGCGCTGTTGGCTGACCCGCGCCAGATGGTAATGAGCGCGCCTGAGGTTGCATCACCCAAGGAATGGGAAAACCTGGTGATTGATCATGCCTCTGACGAAGTGCGCATAGGCACATGGAAATGCGAGCCCTACACAGATGAGATCGTCGATTATGGATATGATGAATTCATGTACATGATCGCAGGCACGGTTGAGCTGATTTATCCTGATGGAACGTCGGACAATTTTGGTCCCGGTCAGGCGTTTTTGCTGCCCAAAGGGTTCACCGGCACATGGAAACAACCCGAAACAGTGGTCAAATTTATGGCGATGGTTCGCTGA
- a CDS encoding TetR family transcriptional regulator C-terminal domain-containing protein, with translation MSRTTDTEHRKVQIIEAAMDVLNDQGFCTLKIRDVARRAGVSAGLICHHFDTKHGLLLAVIRHAVTAYGKQSELIAAQDTPPRDKVLDLVRMALAPEQSNKRLSAVWLTLYCLAGSDADCHAELIRYQRKNLEVILSAISPLFDVDQATHIAHLIVALIDGVWLQHATRAQPVDLGAAQDLIASLTEHALSAHHLDGSSLTTEDQ, from the coding sequence TTGTCACGGACTACGGACACGGAACATCGCAAGGTCCAGATCATTGAGGCCGCCATGGACGTGCTAAACGATCAGGGCTTTTGCACCCTTAAGATAAGAGATGTTGCGCGACGAGCAGGCGTCTCTGCAGGATTAATCTGCCATCACTTTGACACCAAACACGGTCTTCTTCTCGCGGTGATACGCCATGCGGTAACGGCTTACGGCAAGCAATCTGAACTCATCGCGGCTCAGGACACCCCGCCCCGCGATAAGGTGTTAGACCTTGTAAGAATGGCACTTGCGCCAGAGCAATCCAACAAGCGCCTGTCAGCGGTCTGGCTCACTCTCTATTGTCTGGCCGGATCGGATGCAGATTGTCATGCTGAGCTGATACGCTATCAACGGAAAAACCTGGAGGTGATCCTTTCAGCAATCTCGCCTCTGTTCGACGTGGATCAAGCGACGCACATAGCCCACCTGATCGTAGCCCTGATTGATGGTGTTTGGTTGCAGCACGCCACCCGAGCGCAACCGGTCGATCTTGGCGCGGCCCAAGATTTAATCGCCAGCCTTACAGAGCACGCGCTATCGGCGCATCACCTGGATGGATCGAGCCTTACTACAGAAGATCAATAA
- a CDS encoding phosphodiesterase: MTKLIWMSDPHFTQKGDVLGHDPRIRLQAAIDHINDHHSDAQMCLITGDMVNRGTQADYQAVATRLDGLAIPYFAMVGNHDDRGLFRQVLPLPGSVMADFIQYRVTTPDGLIVCMDTHKAGSDAGEVCQARSEWLRDTLEDAGNTPVFLFMHHPPMQLGLPMQDTENMDNGQAFMDLISDFECVKYLFIGHVHRPITGTVGRIPFSTMRSVLYQAPAPQPDWNWDTFKPSTEAPNIGIIQFAGTSVILKYDQFCDYQLGVTAY; the protein is encoded by the coding sequence ATGACAAAATTGATATGGATGTCAGACCCGCATTTCACGCAGAAGGGTGATGTGCTGGGCCATGATCCACGCATACGGCTTCAGGCGGCAATAGATCACATTAATGATCATCATTCCGATGCTCAGATGTGCCTTATAACCGGGGACATGGTTAACCGTGGTACGCAAGCCGACTACCAGGCAGTAGCAACCAGATTGGACGGCCTTGCCATTCCTTATTTTGCCATGGTCGGCAACCACGACGACCGAGGCTTATTCCGGCAGGTTCTACCATTGCCGGGCTCCGTCATGGCTGATTTCATTCAGTATAGGGTGACTACGCCTGATGGGCTAATTGTTTGCATGGATACGCACAAAGCGGGATCAGATGCAGGAGAGGTTTGTCAGGCGCGAAGTGAATGGCTGCGTGATACACTTGAAGACGCTGGAAACACACCCGTTTTTCTGTTCATGCATCATCCTCCGATGCAGCTCGGGTTGCCGATGCAGGATACGGAAAATATGGACAACGGACAAGCGTTCATGGATCTGATTTCAGACTTTGAATGTGTAAAGTACTTGTTCATAGGCCACGTCCACCGGCCCATAACGGGCACGGTTGGCCGCATTCCGTTTTCAACCATGCGGTCCGTCCTGTACCAGGCACCAGCTCCTCAGCCAGACTGGAACTGGGACACGTTCAAGCCAAGCACGGAAGCACCGAATATCGGGATAATCCAGTTCGCCGGCACATCAGTTATCCTGAAATATGACCAGTTCTGCGATTATCAGCTAGGCGTGACCGCGTATTAG
- a CDS encoding SLATT domain-containing protein, translated as MPEDGLKTQFEDQIRECFGRVVYSHKTHLKMADRCAARMAQYKVAQIAVTALTSSGAVGVVVFDDFRLKLATALLSFLSLFIAAYLKNFDPGGTAQKHRDTASKLWVIRESYFSLITDLPEMELADARTKRDELQELLEPIYASEPQTDGKAFAAAQDALKNNEELTFSADEIDCFLPASHRRSE; from the coding sequence ATGCCAGAAGACGGTTTGAAAACGCAATTCGAAGATCAGATCCGTGAGTGTTTCGGCCGCGTGGTCTACAGTCACAAGACACACTTAAAAATGGCGGATCGGTGTGCAGCCAGAATGGCGCAATACAAGGTGGCACAGATTGCAGTCACCGCGCTGACAAGTTCAGGTGCGGTCGGTGTCGTTGTCTTCGATGATTTCCGATTGAAGTTGGCTACGGCCCTACTATCGTTTTTGTCATTATTCATCGCGGCTTACCTGAAGAACTTCGATCCTGGTGGAACGGCGCAGAAACATCGGGATACCGCGTCAAAGTTATGGGTAATCCGAGAAAGCTACTTTTCGCTGATCACAGATCTACCTGAGATGGAACTAGCAGATGCACGTACCAAAAGGGACGAGCTTCAGGAGCTACTGGAACCCATATATGCCTCCGAGCCACAAACTGACGGGAAAGCGTTTGCAGCAGCACAGGACGCCTTAAAGAACAACGAAGAGCTTACCTTTAGTGCGGATGAGATTGACTGTTTTCTTCCGGCCTCACACAGAAGGTCTGAGTGA
- the betA gene encoding choline dehydrogenase, whose amino-acid sequence METTRNSGQIYGDGSLIGMERYDYIIIGAGSAGCVLAYRLGEDTRKRIMVIEAGGNDNATIVRMPSALSIPMNTKRYNWGFATEPEPYLDSRVMNLPRGKGLGGSSSINGMCYVRGNPMDYERWVDYGATGWDWATLLPYFERLECVAETGKFRGRSGPIHVKRGTETNPLYHAFIKAGVQAGYARSTNMNDLQHEGFGPMEMNVKDGERCSAATAYLRPAMARGNLRVVTHAHATRLLMEGRKAVGVEYEHKGRLVQVRAAEMILSAGSIMSPVVLQRSGIGPKEELRRAGVAVVHDLPGVGGNLMDHLELYVQQECKQPVSLYHHMNLLGKARIGLRWLLRRDGLGATNHFEAGAHIRSRAGISYPDIQFHFLPLAISYDGKSLAQGHGFQAHVGPKRSKSRGWVRLDASDPRNKPRVRFNYMSEEDDWIEMRACVRLTREIFNQPAMAAFAGRELAPGPDCTTDTQIDQFIKNKVESAYHPCGTCRMGTDKDAVVDPETMRVRGIEGLRVVDASVMPQATAGDINVPTIMLAERAADLIRDRHLPAADTAPVMVDANWPSCQRSPHIEQNLSGSDMRALFAKERSLVGGRACL is encoded by the coding sequence ATGGAAACAACCCGAAACAGTGGTCAAATTTATGGCGATGGTTCGCTGATCGGGATGGAGAGGTACGACTACATTATCATTGGTGCCGGATCAGCGGGCTGCGTATTGGCGTATCGGCTTGGAGAGGACACACGCAAACGCATCATGGTGATCGAGGCCGGTGGAAACGACAACGCCACCATCGTTCGGATGCCATCTGCGCTGTCGATCCCCATGAATACCAAGCGGTACAACTGGGGATTTGCAACAGAACCTGAACCATACCTGGATAGCCGTGTAATGAACCTGCCGCGTGGTAAGGGTTTGGGCGGATCAAGTTCGATCAACGGCATGTGCTACGTGCGTGGCAACCCGATGGATTATGAGCGTTGGGTTGATTATGGGGCCACCGGTTGGGATTGGGCAACGCTCCTGCCTTACTTTGAACGCCTGGAATGTGTCGCGGAAACGGGCAAGTTCCGAGGGCGCAGCGGCCCAATCCATGTAAAGCGCGGAACCGAGACGAACCCGCTATATCACGCATTTATCAAGGCAGGTGTCCAAGCCGGTTATGCGCGCAGCACCAATATGAACGATCTGCAGCACGAGGGCTTTGGCCCGATGGAAATGAACGTCAAAGACGGCGAGCGGTGCAGTGCCGCCACGGCCTATCTGCGCCCTGCCATGGCGCGGGGCAACCTTCGGGTTGTGACACATGCTCATGCGACCCGCCTTCTTATGGAAGGCCGCAAGGCCGTGGGCGTCGAATACGAACACAAAGGCAGACTGGTTCAGGTGCGGGCGGCTGAAATGATCCTGTCCGCAGGCTCGATCATGTCACCGGTGGTGTTACAACGATCCGGTATCGGCCCGAAGGAAGAGCTACGCCGAGCGGGCGTGGCGGTTGTCCACGATTTACCCGGCGTCGGTGGCAATCTGATGGATCATCTGGAACTTTATGTGCAGCAGGAATGTAAGCAACCGGTTTCACTCTACCATCATATGAATTTGCTTGGCAAAGCTAGGATCGGCCTGCGCTGGCTGCTGCGCCGTGACGGGTTGGGGGCGACAAATCACTTCGAAGCTGGCGCCCATATCCGCAGTCGCGCTGGCATTAGCTATCCCGACATTCAGTTTCATTTCCTGCCACTGGCAATTTCCTACGATGGCAAGTCACTGGCGCAGGGTCACGGTTTTCAGGCTCATGTCGGCCCCAAGCGATCGAAAAGCCGTGGATGGGTGCGTCTGGATGCTTCGGACCCAAGGAATAAACCCCGTGTGCGATTTAACTATATGAGTGAGGAAGATGACTGGATAGAAATGCGCGCCTGTGTCCGACTTACACGTGAGATTTTCAATCAACCTGCCATGGCAGCTTTCGCAGGGCGCGAACTGGCCCCTGGGCCAGACTGCACAACCGATACGCAAATAGACCAATTTATAAAAAACAAAGTTGAAAGCGCCTATCATCCTTGTGGTACCTGCCGAATGGGGACTGATAAGGACGCGGTTGTGGACCCTGAAACCATGCGCGTGCGCGGGATCGAGGGGCTGCGTGTCGTTGACGCTTCAGTCATGCCGCAGGCAACCGCTGGGGATATTAACGTACCAACGATAATGCTGGCTGAACGGGCTGCCGATCTGATCAGAGACAGACATCTACCTGCTGCCGATACCGCTCCTGTGATGGTCGACGCGAACTGGCCAAGTTGTCAACGATCACCTCACATTGAACAGAACCTAAGTGGCAGCGACATGCGTGCCCTGTTTGCCAAAGAGCGCAGCCTTGTCGGTGGAAGGGCTTGTTTATGA
- a CDS encoding DMT family transporter, which produces MEGLVYDREIKSVYRFDRQCAHINVPLRGCFAGNWRIELSTTVFLAVLLAACLHAIWNSLVKGSDDKHATMLAVVLGHVPVAMLALPLAPSVSMAALPWIMGGVALHLGYQLFLIAGYRAGDLTLVYPIARGSAPLIVTAVSIGILGVSFTTMELSGVFLIVLGLVSLTLVRRADKTRNFRAVVMALCTGAFIAAYSLVDGIGARVATSALGFWCWAAIGNAMVLTMWMVFMRPCTFNVLKSNRSVALSGLLGGTASFAAYGLVIWAFTQAPIALVTALRETSIVFAMLIGVGVLKERLDLVKVISTFVTILGAILLRTSKS; this is translated from the coding sequence GTGGAAGGGCTTGTTTATGACAGAGAGATCAAATCCGTATATCGTTTTGATCGGCAATGCGCACATATCAATGTGCCGCTACGCGGATGTTTTGCGGGCAATTGGAGAATTGAATTGAGTACAACGGTCTTTCTTGCCGTGTTGCTAGCAGCCTGTCTGCACGCGATCTGGAATTCACTGGTAAAAGGCAGCGACGATAAACATGCGACCATGTTGGCGGTCGTGCTGGGTCACGTACCCGTCGCAATGCTGGCTCTCCCGCTGGCTCCTTCTGTTAGCATGGCAGCTTTGCCTTGGATCATGGGCGGCGTCGCATTGCACCTCGGCTATCAGCTTTTTCTCATCGCAGGCTATCGTGCTGGCGACCTGACACTCGTCTATCCCATAGCGCGTGGATCCGCCCCGCTAATTGTCACGGCGGTTTCCATCGGCATCCTGGGTGTGTCATTTACGACTATGGAGCTGTCAGGTGTCTTTTTAATAGTGCTTGGCCTCGTGTCTCTCACGCTGGTGAGACGCGCCGACAAAACACGTAATTTTCGTGCCGTGGTTATGGCCCTTTGTACAGGCGCATTTATCGCAGCGTATTCATTGGTGGATGGTATCGGGGCTCGGGTGGCGACAAGTGCGCTCGGATTTTGGTGTTGGGCGGCGATCGGAAATGCGATGGTATTGACGATGTGGATGGTGTTTATGAGACCATGCACATTCAACGTGTTAAAATCTAACCGTTCGGTTGCCCTGTCCGGCCTGTTAGGTGGGACAGCATCTTTTGCCGCCTATGGACTTGTCATCTGGGCCTTTACTCAAGCGCCAATCGCACTCGTTACCGCACTGCGTGAAACGTCCATAGTGTTCGCTATGCTCATCGGGGTGGGGGTCCTGAAAGAGCGGCTCGATCTCGTAAAAGTCATCTCGACTTTTGTTACGATCCTTGGCGCAATCCTTCTACGCACGTCAAAATCATAA